In Streptomyces sp. ML-6, the genomic stretch CGCGGCGGACTCGACGAGGTGGCCGTCGCGGGCGGCGTGGAGGGTTTCGAGGATGAACACGACGTCCGCGGAGTCCTCGGTGACACGGGTGCGGTGGGCGTCGCGGTGGTTCCAGTGCCGGGTCAGGACGCCGGTGGTGTCCGCGTAGACGATCTCGCCGGAAGCGGGGTTCTCGACGGTGTCGGGTTCACCGAGCGGGGTGAAGGACTCGGAGCCGTCGGCGTGCCGGATCTCGACGTCGCCGGTGACCCGGCCCAGATCGAAGGCACCGGCGGGCAGGCCGTGCCGGACGGAGACGGCGTTGTAGGAGTCGACGGGCGGGTTGATGCGTGGGAGGGCGCCCTTCTTGGCGAGGCGGCGGCCGAGCGCGTCCACGCTGGGGCGGATGCGGCGGGGGTTGGTGCCGAAGGAGCGGTAGGCGGTGTGCCACGCCTCGATGCGGGGATCGGTCTCGTCGGCGGGGTGCCAGCTGCCGTCGGCGAGCCGTCCCTCCAGCTCCGCCAGGGCGGCGACGGTGTCGGGCCAGGGCTCGCGGCCGCGCAGGCCGGTGGCGGTGACCAGGGCGATGAGGGTGTCGGGGAAGGACTCCACGACGGAGGTGGAGATGCGGAAGGTGGGCATGGGGGTGGTTCCGTTTCCTGCGTGCGTGCGTGCGTGCGTACGGGGATCGATGGGGCGAGGGGCCGGGACTTGCCCGGACCCGGGTCAGGCCAGGTCAGGTCAGGGCGAGGAGGCCGACGGCGACGGCGGCGGTGCCCAGGCCGACGAGCTGGCCGCGATGGATGCGTTCGGCGAGCACGCTGCGGGCGAGCAGGACCGTGCCGACCGGATAGAGGGCGGTGATCACGGCCACGACGGCGAGGTCCCCGCTGCGGGCGGCGAGCAGGAACAGCAGATTCGCCACGGAGTCCAGCGCCCCCGCGGCCGCCGAGGCCGCGTACGCGGGCCGCTCGGAGCCCAGCCGGCGGTGCAGCAGCCCCGCCGCGGTCAGGGTGATCGCCGAGGAGACCGTCCGGCCGATGAGCAGCGGGGCCACGCCGCTGTCGGTGGGCGCCTGGTGGAGGAAGACCAGCTGGAGGGCGATGGCGGCGCCGGCCCCGAGGGCCAGCAGCAGCGCCGTGCGGGAGGGCCGCGCCGACCCGGTCCCGTGCCCGGCGCTGACCAGCACCACGGCGACCAGCGCGAGCGGCAGGCCGATCAGCCCGGCGGCGGCCAGGTGCTCGCCCTGCAGCAGGCCCACGCCGACGGGCAGGGCCGCGGAGACCAGCGCGGTGACGGGCGACAGCACGTTCATCGGCCCGATCGCCAGGGTGCGGTAGAGCAACGCGAACGCGGCGGCCGACGCGACCCCCGACGCGGCGCCCCAGCCGAGGGCGCCGGCGCTGAACGAGGCGCCGAGCACCGGCCACAGCAGCAGTTCGACCACGAGACTGGACGGGGCCGCGATCATCACGGTCCGCAGCACATGGGCCTTGCGGGCGCCGAGGCCGCCGAGGAAGTCGGCGCACCCGTAAGCGAGCGAGCTGCCCAGGGCCAGCAGCAGAGCGATCACAGCGAATCCCTTACCATTCAATGGAATGACCGCACCGTATAACGGACCGACCGGGGCGTGTCAATGAAACGACCGGACGGTTCATTGAAATAGTTCAGCTGTGAGAGATGGTGATCCCGTGACCGAGACGGCCGCAGCCCTGCGGACGGTCGCGCACAACGTCCGGGCGGCCCGCATCCGGGCGGGCCTGTCCCTGGAGGAGCTCGGCCGGCGCGCCCAGGTCAGCAAGGGGGCCCTGGTGGGACTGGAGAAGGCCCAGGGCAACCCCAACCTGGCCACCCTGGTCCGGCTGGCCGACACCCTCGGCATCTCCGTCTCCGCCCTGATGCAGGGCCCCTCCGAAGGCCGCGTCCGGATCGTGACCGCCGATGCCGTGGCGCCCCTGTGGACCGGTGCGCACGGCGGCGAGGCCCGGCTCATGCTGACGACCTCGGGCCCGGCGCCCGTCGAGGTCTGGCGCTGGCGCCTGCGGCCGGACGAGGAGTACCCCAGCCACCCCCACCAGGCCGGGGTCGTGGAAACCCTCAGCGTCACCTCCGGCCGGATGACCCTGGTCGTCGACGGTACCGAGCACACCGTCGAGGCCGGGCAGACCGCCACGTTCGACGGCGACACCCCCCACACCTATCGCGGCGCGGGCACCGAGACCTGCCACCTGATCATGACGGTCCACATCCCGCCCGGCCCCGGCCCCGGCTCGGGGAGCTGAACCGCGGGGTGCATGGGGTGCACGGGGTTTAAGGGATGCATGGGGCGAATGGGGGTGTACGGGTCTACGGGGCCCCCGACGACCGGCTGCCGGTGCCTCGCCCGGCGGCCCGCCCGCTCCGAGGTGCCCGGTCGCGCAGGACGAGCAGGGTCCAGCCGTGTCCGGCCGGGTCGAGCGGTCGGGTCGCGGCGGTGAAGAGTTCCGCGGCCCGACGGTAGGAAAGCCGCCCCCGGCCGGTCACCGGGCACCGGTCGGCCGCGGCCGTACCGGTGGGCGCCCGCCGGTCGGTGACGAACACCGGCCCCGCAGTACGCCCGGCCAGCAGCATGGGCAACAGGCGCGCCGTGCCCGGCCCCCAGCGCAAGGGGCCCGGTGCGCTCTCCTTGGTGCGTCGGCCGGGCAGGTCGAGGTGGTCGATGTCGAGGGCGAGCACCTGCTCGACGCCGGCCCGCGACTCGTGGAGGAGGTGCCACAGCGTCAACTCCCTGAGCGGAGCCCGTAGGGCCAGGGTGGCGCGGGCCCGGTCCGGAACGTCGACGGTCGACCCCGCGACCGCGGAAACGGAAGTACCGGCGGGGGCGGGCCCAGGGGCGGGACACGGCGTCGGCACTGCCAGTCCGGCGGCCGGATTCGCGGTGATCCAGCCCCGTGCCGACCACCACGCCGTGGCCGCCCGGAGGCAGGCCAGTTCGCGGTCCAGCGTGCGCGGTCGTGCGGTGTCGGCGCGGCCGGCCAGCCCCCGCCGCAGCCGCTCCGCCGCCTCCGGGGCGTCGAGCAGGGCAAGCGGAACGACGGGCGGACGGGCGCCCCTGCGCTCGCGGCCGGTCGGCGCCCGCCGGTCGACCAACGGCCAGGCCCACCCGAGCAGCGAGATGCGGTAGACGCGGCGGGAGGCGCTGCCGAGACCGGCCGCGGCGAGATAGCGGTCGACGGCGGCACCGTATTCCACCGGCGCCGGACGAAGTTCACCTGGGGCGTCGATCCGTTGTTCTTCCATCCCATCCTCCCGCAGTAAATAAGCTTCGTAATTACTCTCCCGCTCCTCCTCAACTGAGCCTACCACCAGGCATGTTGCAGTAAATGAAGGCTATTTACTGCGGTAATTCACGAGGAAGTAAAACTGCTCGCAAAAGACTCAACTTTCTTTCCGGAAACGCTTGTGGGAAATGGTTCGGCGGAGGAAGAGTGCGGACCCATGACGCTTCGTAACCGCTCTTCCGCCGTGCCCGGGATCCGGTCCGCCGCTCACCGTCTGCGCGTGCTGCGGCACTCGCGATTCCGCCGTTTCCTCGTGGGCCAGAGCACGTCGCTGCTCGGCTCCGGGATGAACACGATCGCCACGGCCTTCGTCGTACTGCAGTTGCCCGGTGGCGGGGTCGACGCCGTCGGCGCGGTGATGGCGGCCCGGATCCTCGCGGTGCTGGCCGTGCTGCTGCTCGGCGGCGTACTGACCGACCGGCTCGGGGCCCGTACGGTCATGCTGACGTCGGACCTGCTGCGGTTCGGCTCGCAGGGCGTGCTGGCCGTGCTGCTGTTCACCCACAGCGCGAGGGTGTGGGAAGTGGCCGTGCTGGCGATGGTCCTCGGGATCGGCGAGGGAGGATTCAGCCCGGGGCTGACCGCCCTGGTGCCCGGCCTCGTCCCCGAGGACGACCTCGCGGACGCCAACGCGCTGCTGCAGATCACCCAGGCGGTGACCTCGGTCGTGGGGCCGGGGCTGGCCGGCCTGCTCATCGCGGTCTCCGACGCGGGCACGGTGGTTGCCGTCGACGCGGTCAGCTACGGCGTGAGCGTCCTGGCCCTGGTCGGGCTGCCGCTGTCACGGCCGGCCGCGCCCCGGCGCGGGCTCCTCGCCGAACTGGGCCTCGGCTGGAAGGAGTTCACCTCCCGCACCTGGCTGTGGGTCACGACCCTGCACATCAGCCTCTTCAACTTCTTCCTCTGGGCCCCGTTCCTGGTGCTGGGGCCGATGCTCGCCCAGCAGCGGCTCGGCGGCGCGAGGGCCTGGGGGCTGGTGCTGGCCCTGTACGGCGTCGGCTCGGTCGTCGGCGGCCTGGCGCTGCTCGGCCGGAACCCCGGCCGGGCGGTCGCCTGGTCCGTGGTCGCGTCCGCCGGCTGGGCCGTCCCGGTCGCCGCGCTGGCCGCCCGGGCGCCGCTGGCCTGGGTGGCGACCGCCGCACTTGTCGCGGGAGGCGGTGCGGCGGTGTGCAGCGCCCTCATGGCGACCGTCATCCAGCGCGAGATCCCCGTCGAGGCCCGCGGCCGCATCGGCGCCTTCGACAGCCTGGGCGCCTTCGCCCTGGGGCCGCTCGGCCTGGCACTGGCCGGGCCGGTGTCGGGCGTCGTGGGCGTGGACCGGCTCCTGGGGTTCGGGGTGCTGTGGCAACTGGCCGCGGTCGCGGTGGTGTTGGCACTCCCGTCCGTACGGAGGCACGACGCGAAGCGGCCGGTGTGAGCGCCCTCGGCACCCGACCCACCGGAACGGCCGGGTCCGCGCCCCACGAACCGCGCACGGACTGCACCTCCACACCCCCCGCCCACGGCGCCCCCGTTCCGCGACACACGCGATCGGGGGCCGCCGTGGTGCGGGTCAGACGGTGGGAGCGGGCCAGGGGACGTCGGTCTCGACGGCGGCGGTGTAGTCGATGCCGGGCACGGAGAATCCGTAGAGACGACGGACCTCGTCGCTGAACCAGTCGAGGTCGGCGAGTTCGGTGATGCTCTCGCTGGTGGCGGTGGTCCAGCGCTCGGCGACGGCGTTCTGCACGGCCGGTTCGAGTTCCCAGGTGTCGAGACGGACCCGGCCCTCGTCGTCGGTGTCGAGGGGGCGGACACCAGTCAACTGGTCCCACAACTCCACCAGTTGACCGATCGGGGCCACCATGGTGTCGCCGAGGACGCCGCGCAGCAGCCCGACGTACAGGGCGATGCCGGGGATGGCGGTGGAGGACTGGGTGACGGCGGCGGCGTTGACCGAGGTCACGGCCCGGCCGCCCAGGGTCTTGCCGAGACGCTCGTCCAACGTGCGTGCGGTCTCCTCCAGATGGGACTTCGCGACGCCGATGGTGCCCTGCCGGTAGATCGCCCCGGTGAGCGGCGAGCCGATGTAGGACAGGGCGGCGGTGGTGAAGCCGTCGGCGAGCAGGGACCGGTCGGCCAGGAACGTGATCCAACGCTCCCAGTCGGCGCCGCCCATCACCGCCACGGTCTGCTCGATGTCGTCGCCCTCCGCCGGCGCGGTGGTGACCTCCTTCACCTCCGGGACGCCGTTCTCGTCGAAGGCGAGGGTCTTGGTGGTGTACGGCGAGCCGATCGGCTTGAGGACCGAGGCGTACACGTCACCGGTGTCCGGGTCGGTGCGCCGGGGCGCGGCCACCGAGTAGATCAGGTAGTCGAGCCGTCCCCCGAACCGCTCGACGAGGAGGTCGGCGACCTGCTCCTTCATCGTGTCGCTGAACGCGTCGCCGTTGAGGAAGACCATGTCCCGCCCGTGCTGCCGAGCGAGCCGGGCGGTGGCGGCGGTGCGATACCAGCCGGCCGTGCCGGTGCGCCGCGCGGGCGCCTTCTCGAAGCACACGCCGATGCCGCGGATACCGACCCGGGCCAGGCCCGCGATCGTGGCGGCCAGGCCGTACCCGGCGGACGAACCGATGACCAGGGCCACCGGCCCCTCGCCCTCGGCGGCGGCGACCGGGGCGGGGACGGCACGCCACATCTCGTCCACCAGCTGTCGGCAGCCGTCGGGGTGGGAGTCCAGGAACAGGAAACCCCGGCTCTTGGGCGCAATGACGCGTTCGCTCACGGTGTGGTGCCCCAGGTGTCGTCACGGACATGGACGCGGCGACCGCCTCGGCCGCCCCGTCCTGCAAGTCTGCGGCCGTGCGGAGGGACACGGCGGCCCCGACCGGCACAACGATGCCCGGCCGGGCTTGGAGGATTCCCACTAGCTCCAGCGGCGCAACACCGACCCCGCCGACCGGCGGAAACACCCGGATCGGCGCGGTCGGCAGAGCAGGCGGGCGCCGGTCAACGGACCCTGGGGACCGCCGCACAGAGGGACCAGGCGGCGGCGGTCACACCGAACAACTCGGGGCCGCAGGGCCGGTGGAGCCCCAGGAACGCCATCCCGACGACGAACGAGACGAGGCCGCACAGCGCGAGGGCGAGACGCAGGACGGGCTGCGCGCGGCGGAGCGCGGCGTACCGGAAACGGGAGCGAGCGGCCGCCTTGAGGCGACGCATGCGGCGTCGCTCCGCCCTGGCGGCCTCGTACGCCGTCCGCCGTTCGGCGACGTCCCGCTCGGCGGCGATCAGCAGTCGGTCGACGCGGGCGAGCGTCAGGGCGGGGCGGCGTCGGTGGGTGGTCATCCCGGTCTCCGTGAGAGGTGTCGTGTTCGGTGGCCTTCACCGGGTACGACGAGGGCCGGGCCCCGCAGTGGGAACAACCACTGCGGGACCCGGCCCGTACGCTTCGGCCTTCGTCGGAACGTCCCCGGACCTCCCCCGAGCATTCCGGGACCACCCCGACCGATCGGGCCTACGCCTGCCGAGGCTGCAGCCCCTCACCCGGAGCGGGCCGCAAGCCCGTTGCGGGACCTGCGGAAGCCGCGCTCCTGGTGGCGAAGACGGAGAAGTCCGGCTCGGGCCGCCTCAATCGGTCGAAACGGACGACAACGGCGTTGAGCAAGGCTGTGCACCATGAGATCGGCAGGCGGAGAAGGACAGTCAACACATGGGTTCCTTTCCTATGAATGGAGGCGGGATAGCCCCTCCCTCGGGCGTACGCTCCCGTCGCGCGGGCACATGGGAGCGCACACCCTGGGCAGCGGCTACGCCTCCTGTCCGAGACCGGGCCTGCGCCTTGCCACCTTCTCCCGGGCCCGCCCCAGGGCCTTGCGGACCGAACTGGGGGAGACGTCCATGAGCTCCGCAGCCCGCTCCGAGGTGAAGTCGAGCACCGAGGTGAGGAACACCGCCCGGTGCTCCATCGGCGTCAGCAGCACCTTGAGTTCGTCGCGGATGTCGGCGTAGTACACACCGGAGGCGTCGAGTTCGGCGTTCTCCCGGTCCTCCAGCACGGCGGTCCCGTCACCGACGAGGATCTCGGAACGGCGCTGGATGAGGCGGAGTTCGTCGACGGCGCAGTTGACGCACACCTGGCGCATGTAGGCATGGAGGTTGTCCACGGACCCGGCGTCCTCGCGCAGTCGCTTGGTCACCTTGGCGAAGGCGTTCTGCCAGACGTCCTCGACCAACTGGGAGCGATTGTGCTGCCCGAGCCGACGGGCGATCGCCGGAAAGTAGGTGGCCGATGCGCGGGCGAGGTCCTCCAGCTGTTCGTCGACCGTGCGGGGCGGTTTCCTGCCCATGCGCAACAGCTCCGGGATACGGCGCTGCTTCTGCGCCGGTAATACCCGCGTCGGTACGGATTCGGATGTCAAGGGGGCCTACCTCGGTTCCGTTCAGGGGCTTGATCCCGTTCGACGGGATGACGTTCGCGAGGCCGGCCACTGGGAACCCCCGGGCCGATTTTTTCCGGAACCAACGCGACCGATCCGGCAGGGGCGCCGAGGAGCCTGCCCCGAAGCCCACAGCGCTTTCACGCATCCGCCGCCATCACGCGCACCTGTGCCCGGGAGACGTACTGGACGAGCTGCCCGCCCCCGTCCGGACAGTGTGCCCCACCGGCCCCGTACGCCCCCGCCTGATGAGGCACTGGTGACGGGCCAGGTCGGTGACCTGAGGGGGGATCTTTCCTGCGGGGCGCTGACCTGGCCTTTTGCTGATGGCTGGCGAGGGGGCGCGACGGTCGCGACCGGGTGTCCTGCGGACCGGGTGCGGACTGACCGGACACCTGGATGACCAATTCCGAGGGGTGCCTGTAGAGGGTGTGGGGGGCGGGCAGTCAGGCGTCGGGGTCGACTTCGGGGTGCGTGAACCGCACGGGCTTGCCCAGCGACCGGGCATAGGCGATTTCGGCTCGGGTGCTGTCTCCGATGTAGTCGCCGACGACGAGCACTTCATCAGCGAGCCGGATCTTCGCCCGGTGCAGATCGTCGAGTCGAACCTTCAGCGCCTGGGCCTCGACAGGGTCGGGCCAGAGTTCGTGCGGCGACTTCAGGTCGCAACCCGGCTTGACGACAATCCTTCCGGCTTTGGTCTCCCGCAGATCGGCCTCGGTCATCTCGGCCATGAAGCGGGTGGAGCCGCAGATCACGACGATACGCGGGAGGCTCAGCCGCTTCT encodes the following:
- a CDS encoding EamA family transporter; its protein translation is MIALLLALGSSLAYGCADFLGGLGARKAHVLRTVMIAAPSSLVVELLLWPVLGASFSAGALGWGAASGVASAAAFALLYRTLAIGPMNVLSPVTALVSAALPVGVGLLQGEHLAAAGLIGLPLALVAVVLVSAGHGTGSARPSRTALLLALGAGAAIALQLVFLHQAPTDSGVAPLLIGRTVSSAITLTAAGLLHRRLGSERPAYAASAAAGALDSVANLLFLLAARSGDLAVVAVITALYPVGTVLLARSVLAERIHRGQLVGLGTAAVAVGLLALT
- a CDS encoding XRE family transcriptional regulator, with translation MTETAAALRTVAHNVRAARIRAGLSLEELGRRAQVSKGALVGLEKAQGNPNLATLVRLADTLGISVSALMQGPSEGRVRIVTADAVAPLWTGAHGGEARLMLTTSGPAPVEVWRWRLRPDEEYPSHPHQAGVVETLSVTSGRMTLVVDGTEHTVEAGQTATFDGDTPHTYRGAGTETCHLIMTVHIPPGPGPGSGS
- the fabV gene encoding enoyl-[acyl-carrier-protein] reductase FabV, with translation MSERVIAPKSRGFLFLDSHPDGCRQLVDEMWRAVPAPVAAAEGEGPVALVIGSSAGYGLAATIAGLARVGIRGIGVCFEKAPARRTGTAGWYRTAATARLARQHGRDMVFLNGDAFSDTMKEQVADLLVERFGGRLDYLIYSVAAPRRTDPDTGDVYASVLKPIGSPYTTKTLAFDENGVPEVKEVTTAPAEGDDIEQTVAVMGGADWERWITFLADRSLLADGFTTAALSYIGSPLTGAIYRQGTIGVAKSHLEETARTLDERLGKTLGGRAVTSVNAAAVTQSSTAIPGIALYVGLLRGVLGDTMVAPIGQLVELWDQLTGVRPLDTDDEGRVRLDTWELEPAVQNAVAERWTTATSESITELADLDWFSDEVRRLYGFSVPGIDYTAAVETDVPWPAPTV
- a CDS encoding RNA polymerase sigma factor, yielding MTSESVPTRVLPAQKQRRIPELLRMGRKPPRTVDEQLEDLARASATYFPAIARRLGQHNRSQLVEDVWQNAFAKVTKRLREDAGSVDNLHAYMRQVCVNCAVDELRLIQRRSEILVGDGTAVLEDRENAELDASGVYYADIRDELKVLLTPMEHRAVFLTSVLDFTSERAAELMDVSPSSVRKALGRAREKVARRRPGLGQEA
- a CDS encoding MFS transporter, producing the protein MTLRNRSSAVPGIRSAAHRLRVLRHSRFRRFLVGQSTSLLGSGMNTIATAFVVLQLPGGGVDAVGAVMAARILAVLAVLLLGGVLTDRLGARTVMLTSDLLRFGSQGVLAVLLFTHSARVWEVAVLAMVLGIGEGGFSPGLTALVPGLVPEDDLADANALLQITQAVTSVVGPGLAGLLIAVSDAGTVVAVDAVSYGVSVLALVGLPLSRPAAPRRGLLAELGLGWKEFTSRTWLWVTTLHISLFNFFLWAPFLVLGPMLAQQRLGGARAWGLVLALYGVGSVVGGLALLGRNPGRAVAWSVVASAGWAVPVAALAARAPLAWVATAALVAGGGAAVCSALMATVIQREIPVEARGRIGAFDSLGAFALGPLGLALAGPVSGVVGVDRLLGFGVLWQLAAVAVVLALPSVRRHDAKRPV
- a CDS encoding phenylalanine--tRNA ligase beta subunit-related protein, with translation MPTFRISTSVVESFPDTLIALVTATGLRGREPWPDTVAALAELEGRLADGSWHPADETDPRIEAWHTAYRSFGTNPRRIRPSVDALGRRLAKKGALPRINPPVDSYNAVSVRHGLPAGAFDLGRVTGDVEIRHADGSESFTPLGEPDTVENPASGEIVYADTTGVLTRHWNHRDAHRTRVTEDSADVVFILETLHAARDGHLVESAAHELRDLLAPHADRTAVQHLDAARPRVTV